From Aspergillus fumigatus Af293 chromosome 5, whole genome shotgun sequence, a single genomic window includes:
- a CDS encoding putative beta-galactosidase, with product MASQNVEIPHLRSIESGKQLIVNGRPFLILGAELQNSSLTSAEHMDTIWPNLVESHVNTVLGCVTWEMIEPVEGQFDFKELDKIIADARKHGLHLVLLWFGSFKNGMSTYAPAWVKMNPKRFPRMKLRKAGGVLQTTEILSIFHEEAQKCDARAFKQLMRHLKDFDQNHSTVIMVQVENETGLLGDSRDGSAAAEERFSKPVPDDLLDFLANDWDSLHRDLKRNLVRFKAQTNRPGSWAEVFGKGPHTDELFMAYHYALYVNQVAAAGREEYPLPLYTNAWQNYAGEDIDNNLLGIVGGGGMPGDYPSGGCTTNVLDIWQRFAPSLDFFTPDIYLNDYESCCAKYCHRGQPLFIPEQRRDEYGARRSWAAIGSYRALGVSPFALDTLDPEQNPYIKHYALLESVSQIVLEAQQRPGSLVGFFFDELAADGSDPSKPVTRQYGGYEITIERAFVFGKPGPGSGMVIHRGKGKFLLIGWGFQVRATSLSPTAAYTGILRFEEKVVVNKGTGELRTRRVLNGDETRSGQFAIMPNEDPDYGGFPIAITIPAKTMIAELEVYALDESDV from the exons ATGGCTTCCCAAAACGTCGAGATCCCTCATCTCCGCTCCATCGAGAGTGGAAAGCAGCTGATCGTTAACGGTCGTCCGTTTCTGATACTGGGTGCAGAGCTGCAAAACTCGTCGCTTACCTCGGCCGAGCATATGGACACAATCTGGCCGAATCTGGTAGAGTCTCATGTCAACACTGTGCTAGGATGCGTCACTTGGGAGATGATTGAGCCCGTAGAAGGCCAATTCGACTTCAAGGAGCTAGACAAAATCATTGCGGACGCGCGAAAGCACGGACTTCATCTTGTATTACTGTGGTTCGGTTCCTTCAAAAATG GAATGTCAACGTACGCTCCCGCGTGGGTCAAGATGAACCCCAAGCGCTTCCCCCGGATGAAATTGCGAAAAGCAGGAGGGGTCCTACAGACCACCGAGATCCTGTCAATATTCCATGAGGAAGCTCAGAAGTGCGACGCCAGGGCCTTTAAGCAGTTGATGCGCCACCTGAAGGACTTTGACCAAAATCACTCAACGGTCATCATGGTTCAGGTCGAGAACGAAACTGGCTTACTGGGCGACTCTCGCGACGGCTCCGCTGCGGCAGAGGAGCGATTCTCCAAACCAGTTCCCGAtgatctcctcgacttcctcgCCAATGACTGGGACTCTCTTCACCGAGATCTCAAACGCAACTTGGTTCGCTTCAAAGCCCAGACCAACCGGCCAGGGTCGTGGGCGGAAGTGTTCGGCAAAGGGCCACACACCGACGAGCTCTTCATGGCCTACCACTACGCCTTGTACGTCAACCAGGTCGCCGCAGCCGGCCGAGAAGAGTACCCGCTTCCCTTGTATACAAACGCGTGGCAAAACtatgctggagaagacattgATAATAACTTGCTGGGTATCGTTGGTGGCGGTGGTATGCCAGGCGACTATCCTTCCGGTGGCTGCACAACAAACGTCCTGGACATCTGGCAACGGTTTGCGCCATCTTTGGACTTTTTCACTCCCGATATCTATCTGAATGATTATGAAAGCTGCTGCGCCAAGTACTGCCATCGCGGCCAGCCCTTGTTCATTCCCGAACAACGCCGAGACGAGTATGGGGCCCGCCGCAGCTGGGCTGCAATTGGCTCTTACCGGGCCCTTGGTGTCTCTCCGTTTGCCCTCGATACCCTGGACCCCGAACAAAATCCATACATCAAGCATTATGCCCTACTAGAATCGGTTTCCCAGATAGTGCTGGAGGCACAACAACGTCCTGGATCCTTGGTgggattcttcttcgacgagcTGGCCGCCGACGGCTCCGATCCCTCCAAACCGGTGACGCGGCAATACGGGGGTTATGAGATTACCATCGAGCGCGCTTTCGTTTTTGGCAAGCCAGGCCCTGGTAGTGGCATGGTCATCCATCGCGGAAAAGGCAAATTCCTCTTGATCGGGTGGGGGTTTCAGGTCCGCGCAACCTCCTTGTCTCCGACTGCTGCGTATACAGGGATCCTCCGCTTCGAAGAGAAGGTCGTGGTGAACAAGGGGACAGGGGAACTCCGGACTCGACGCGTGCTCAATGGAGACGAAACCCGCAGCGGCCAGTTCGCTATCATGCCCAACGAAGACCCAGACTACGGTGGATTCCCTATCGCAATCACTATCCCTGCAAAGACAATGATTGCCGAATTGGAGGTTTACGCGTTGGATGAAAGCGACGTCTGA
- a CDS encoding CRAL-TRIO domain-containing protein, which produces MAAHETAILAQFSRLCLDKGLLQVCDDVKDGDRADGIADETTLRRFLQARRMDLPSALGQFEEAIQFRREKDALRVYDRISVDDFEHTRKLYPHWTGRRDKQGSPIVMLETVHLDQKAITHWHQTRQLSGQSSSPDMEQRALAYFDYLTRFVFPLCSALQDRPLPSEPVTKAIYLIDGSSICLRQAWNLRDFSQDVSWILATCYPETIDRIFLCNPPSYFPKMWSMLKKFIDPVTAEKIVMLDPADVYGTLNKYIHHDNIPVQFGGAFEFTHGMLPDLCPVTRQTLRWSPPFNGTFPPGPIKWTEHARGQIKAVAIGTVDGVERGFDVATLDIEEEK; this is translated from the exons ATGGCTGCGCACGAGACGGCAATACTGGCGCAGTTCTCCCGGCTGTGTCTCGACAAGGGTCTACTGCAGGTCTGCGACGATGTGAAAGATGGCGATCGCGCGGATGGGATTGCCGACGAGACAACTCTTCG GCGCTTTCTGCAGGCCAGACGAATGGACCTCCCGAGCGCTCTCGGCCAGTTTGAAGAAGCTATCCAGTTCCGCCGTGAGAAGGATGCGCTCCGGGTATATGACCGGATCAGTGTCGACGATTTTGAACACACTCGCAAACTG TATCCGCACTGGACGGGTCGTCGAGACAAGCAGGGATCGCCCATCGTAATGCTTGAAACAGTCCATCTGGACCAAAAGGCCATTACGCACTGGCATCAGACACGACAACTGTCTGGCCAAAGCAGTTCACCGGACATGGAACAGCGAGCTCTAGCCTATTTCGATTATCTCACCCGGTTTGTCTTTCCACTGTGCTCCGCATTGCAAGACAGACCGCTGCCATCGGAGCCGGTAACAAAGGCGATCTATCTGATCGATGGATCCTCTATCTGTCTGCGCCAGGCCTGGAATCTCCGAGATTTCTCGCAGGATGTTAGCTGGATCTTAGCCACTTGCTATCCGGAAACAATCGATCGGATATTT CTCTGCAATCCTCCGTCATACTTCCCCAAGATGTGGAGTATGCTGAAGAAGTTTATCGACCCGGTGACTGCTGAGAAGATTGTCATGTTGGACCCAGCGGATGTCTATGGCACCCTCAACAAGTACATCCATCATGACAATATTCCTGTCCAGTTCGGGGGCGCATTCGAGTTTACGCACGGGATGCTGCCGGACTTGTGTCCCGTTACTCGTCAAACTTTACGCTGGTCCCCTCCGTTCAATGGCACGTTCCCTCCGGGCCCGATCAAGTGGACGGAGCATGCTCGTGGCCAGATAAAAGCAGTGGCTATTGGAACGGTTGATGGGGTGGAGAGGGGATTCGATGTTGCCACGTTGGacattgaggaagagaaatgA
- a CDS encoding putative GABA permease: MLPHELKTLEPSSPQELGGSVSSKDIDEIHLARLGKRPVLKRNFGMLSMLGFSCTILVTWEGFTVLFLQPLTNGGPAGAVYGFLFVWAGTASIFVVLSELASMAPTSGGQYHWISMLAPRSTVKFLSYMSGWLTVIGWQATFATACYLCGTMVQGVAVLTRPNYQPQSWHPTFYFWAIVAFAVSINVVGRNVLPKFEGLILVVHILGFFAILIPLVSLADIGSAKDVFTEFVNQGGWPTQGLSFFVGLIGSVFAFVGGDAAVHMSEEIQNAPVVVPRSILLSVLINGSLGFGMLLALLFCLGDINEALESPTGYPFMHIFYKGTGSLGGAATMASIVIVVCICSATGMMAATSRQFWSFSRDRGVPGWRLWSRVSPTTAIPVWSVAVTTVVAVLLALIPIGSAVAFNDLCAMSITGLFLSYIMVAVLLLWRRTTGAISLTAGADETVNTIGAKLVWGPFRIPGVWGIVINVFAIIYCVIAIFFSMWPTYSEVTVQTMNFSSVGTVSVILLSVIYYVLRARHVYEGPIVETVPR; this comes from the exons ATGCTGCCGCACGAGCTGAAGACTCTGGAGCCGTCGAGCCCTCAAGAGCTCGGCGGCTCGGTCTCCAGCAAAGACATTGATGAAATCCACCTAGCTCGTCTGGGAAAAAGACCGGTTTTGAAG CGCAATTTTGGGATGCTTTCCATGCTTGGCTTCAGCTGTACGATCTTAGTGACCTGGGAAGGATTTACAGT ACTGTTCCTCCAGCCGCTAACCAA TGGTGGTCCAGCGGGAGCTGTTTATGGTTTCCTCTTTGTGTGGGCAGGCACTGCCTCCATCTTTGTCGTCCTCTCTGAATTGGCCTCCAT GGCTCCGACATCCGGTGGCCAGTACCATTGGATCTCCATGTTGGCCCCACGATCGACGGTGAAATTCCTCAGTTACATGTCTGGATGGCTCACCGTCATTGGATGGCAGGCCACCTTTGCCACAGCGTGCTACCTCTGCGGTACGATGGTCCAAGGTGTGGCCGTCCTCACGCGTCCCAACTACCAACCCCAATCATGGCATCCTACCTTCTACTTCTGGGCCATTGTAGCCTTCGCTGTCAGTATCAACGTGGTCGGTCGCAACGTCCTTCCCAAGTTTGAGGGACTTATTCTTGTGGTCCACATTCTgggcttcttcgccatcctcatcccGCTCGTCTCGTTGGCGGACATTGGTTCCGCCAAGGACGTCTTCACCGAGTTTGTCAATCAAGGTGGCTGGCCGACCCAGGGGCTGTCGTTCTTTGTTGGCTTGATCGGCTCTGTGTTTGCCTTTGTGGGAGGTGATGCCGCAGTGCAC ATGTCGGAGGAAATCCAAAATGCTCCCGTGGTGGTACCTCGCTCTATTCTCCTCAGCGTGCTGATCAACGGTTCTTTGGGATTTGGCATGCTCCTCgctcttcttttctgcttGGGAGACATCAATGAAGCCCTCGAGTCTCCCACGGGATACCCTTTCATGCATATCTTCTACAAGGGAACTGGCTCCCTCGGGGGTGCGGCCACCATGGCCTCCATCGTCATTGTTGTCTGTATCTGTTCGGCCACGGGCATGATGGCTGCGACTTCTCGTCAGTTTTGGTCATTCTCGCGTGATCGTGGTGTTCCCGGTTGGAGACTATGGAGTCGG GTCTCTCCAACTACGGCTATTCCCGTATGGTCTGTCGCAGTCACCACCGTGGTGGCGGTCCTGTTGGCGTTGATCCCCATTGGGTCCGCTGTCGCCTTCAACGACCTCTGTGCCATGTCCATTACCGGCTTGTTCCTCTCCTACATCATGGTCGccgtccttctcctctggagACGTACGACTGGCGCCATCTCACTGACTGCTGGTGCTGACGAGACTGTGAACACGATCGGGGCCAAACTAGTCTGGGGTCCCTTCCGCATCCCTGGTGTCTGGGGAATCGTGATCAACGTCTTTGCTATTATCTACTGTGTCATCgctatcttcttcagcatgTGGCCCACCTACAGCGAAGTGACAGTGCAGACGATGAACTTCAGCTCGGTTGGTACCGTCAGTGTGATTCTCCTGAGCGTCATCTACTATGTCCTCCGCGCACGTCATGTTTATGAAGGCCCGATTGTGGAGACCGTCCCTCGGTAG
- a CDS encoding putative GNAT family acetyltransferase codes for MQPQFRVEVVSDDDFPELYRALWEAFENPYQGIVRLFFPIHNDDREGSLKACVKSQLEEYHKEQPHVTWIKVVDTEANKIAAAAKWYFYPENPFAKKEGPIVADWFPEGVTREWATQAVRQFEHPRESMARRPHAFLHIAFALPEYRGKGLSHLFMRWGVEKADTLGLEAWLDASEFGAPVYKKYGFREVLTNSVKPIPTRKLSDEEQIEWTRCEEIFLPIDERVMWRPVLGQYVEGETPLARLDETD; via the exons ATGCAGCCCCAATTTCGCGTAGAGGTCGTTAGTGACGACGACTTCCCCGAGCTGTACCGCGCTCTCTGGGAAGCCTTTGAGAATCCCTACCAGGGCATCGTCCGCTTATTCTTCCCCATCCACAACGATGATCGCGAAGGCAGTTTGAAGGCGTGCGTCAAGTCTCAACTGGAAGAGTACCACAAAGAGCAGCCGCATGTCACCTGGATCAAAGTCGTGGATACAGAAGCCAACAAGATCGCCGCCGCGGCCAAATGGTACTTTTACCCCGAGAACCCCTTTGCGAAAAAGGAGGGCCCGATCGTGGCGGACTGGTTCCCCGAGGGAGTGACGAGGGAGTGGGCGACGCAGGCAGTCAGGCAGTTTGAGCATCCGCGGGAGAGCATGGCCCGACGACCCCATGCTT TTCTACACATTGCGTTTGCCCTCCCCGAGTATCGCGGAAAGGGTCTCAGCCATCTCTTCATGAGATGGGGCGTGGAAAAGGCCGACACACTGGGCTTGGAAGCGTGGCTGGACGCCTCGGAGTTTGGAGCGCCCGTTTACAAGAAGTATGGCTTTCGAGAGGTTCTCACCAACAGCGTGAAGCCGATTCCGACGCGCAAGTTGTCCGATGAGGAGCAAATAGAATGGACCCGCTGTGAGGAGATTTTCTTGCCCATCGATGAGAGAGTGATGTGGCGTCCTGTTTTAGGCCAATATGTCGAGGGAGAGACGCCATTGGCACGGCTCGATGAGACGGACTAG
- a CDS encoding cation-translocating P-type ATPase → MSDEKLSNADKNSSFDIDEAKEREEREKAQAQTGVAAGMETLTIVCHCRRCTILTRINLRSFPSRLAYHRHISQGLSPNQVQERLHQYGKNALSPLPHQWFWQIFGYFFKGFGAILLVGCILVFISWKPLGQPPALANLALAIVLLAVFFIQAAFNAWQDWSSSRVMASITAMLPESCLVMRGGSLAVVSAPDIVPGDVVHLKAGNKLPADVRFVEVSNDACFDRSILTGESLPINGTVDPTDENYLETHNVGLQGTHCVSGSVTGIVVSTGDATVFGRIAKLTSEPKTGLTTLEKEVLRFVALIVLIMLTMIIVIIIVWATWLRRDHPGWINVPTLIVDCVSVAIAFIPEGLPIALTANLTITANLMSKNKILCKSLKTVETLGSVSVICSDKTGTLTKNRMLVTDCAVSISTFTLDGARDEMVLKGKASAIHQLRAVAGLCNAAEFDAATMNLPVHGRKVIGDATDQAILRFSEELGPVAELRSMWKKTYDLAFNSKNKFMVRTFDLVDRAGLGHAMSPAESAQFGHDDTLLTIKGAPDILIDRCTHVVNVDGNVQALNASTLTRLKQIKDQWSNEGKRVILLARKTFSAGQIQSSPLSHLFEAEVMNQIKTGLVLVGLVGIVDPPRDEIPDVVRTLRRAGIRIFMVTGDFGLTALEIARQCGIVTAGVTVDDATALKRYPSVNDKFNEKSRSPAISLSGRELMALNEHQWDQLGQYEEIVFWRTTPEQKLRIVREFQAREEIVGMTGDGVNDAPSLKAADIGIALGSGSDIAIEASDMVLLDSFSAIVEAVQYGRVVFDNLKKTIIYLLPAGSWSEFWPVMTSVVFGLPQVLSSFLMIIICCFTDCAAATVLAYEAAEADVLLRPPRKPKKERLVNWKLILQAYGVIGMLETLTSFAMAYWYLQRNGIPFSALWFKFGVVPANVDPDWYTARLNEASSVYFINLVVMQWFNLMAIRTRRLSIFSHPPAFNKNTQNLLLFPAILFALGIAVFWLYIPPLQRVLDTTSVPAEHYFLPAAFGMGILGLDELRKAAVRRWPHGALAKMAW, encoded by the exons ATGTCTGATGAGAAACTGTCTAATGCGGATAAAAACAGTTCATTTGATATCGACGAAGCCAAGGAACGCGAAGAACGGGAAAAAGCACAAGCACAAACTGGCGTCGCCGCAGGTATGGAAACGCTCACAATTGTCTGTCACTGCAGGAGGTGCACTATATTAACGAGAATAAATCTCAGATCTTTCCCATCTCGACTGGCATACCATCGCC ACATCTCGCAGGGTCTCTCCCCGAATCAGGTCCAGGAACGGCTCCATCAATACGGCAAAAATGCGCTCTCCCCTTTGCCGCACCAATGGTTCTGGCAGATATTCGGCTACTTCTTCAAGGGATTCGGTGCAATTCTCCTGGTTGGATGTATTCTAGTCTTTATTTCCTGGAAACCCCTCGGTCAACCGCCAGCTCTGGCAAATCTTGCCCTAGCGATAGTGCTTCTTGCCGTCTTTTTCATTCAGGCAGCGTTCAACGCATGGCAGGACTGGTCCTCGTCCCGAGTCATGGCATCTATTACGGCCATGCTGCCAGAAAGCTGTCTGGTCATGCGTGGTGGGTCACTCGCCGTCGTATCTGCTCCGGATATTGTGCCGGGTGATGTTGTGCATCTCAAGGCGGGCAATAAACTCCCAGCAGATGTCCGCTTTGTCGAGGTCTCGAATGATGCATGCTTTGACCGATCGATACTCACCG GCGAATCGCTTCCTATCAACGGGACGGTGGACCCAACAGATGAAAACTACCTCGAGACTCACAACGTCGGACTTCAAGGCACGCATTGCGTCTCGGGAAGTGTTACGGGCATTGTCGTGTCCACCGGAGACGCAACGGTGTTTGGTCGAATCGCAAAACTCACGAGTGAGCCGAAGACGGGCTTGACAACCCTGGAGAAGGAAGTCTTACGGTTTGTCGCTCTTATCGTGTTGATTATGCTGACCATGATTATCGTCATTATTATTGTCTG GGCTACCTGGCTGCGACGCGATCACCCGGGCTGGATCAACGTTCCAACGCTGATAGTGGACTGCGTCAGCGTTGCCATTGCCTTTATCCCTGAAGGCTTGCCGATTGCTCTGACTGCCAACTTGACCATCACTGCCAACCTGATGAGCAAGAATAAGATTCTGTGCAAGTCGCTCAAGACAGTGGAGACCCTTGGCTCGGTGTCAGTGATCTGTTCCGACAAGACCGGTACTTTGACCAAG AACAGAATGCTTGTCACCGACTGTGCGGTTTCCATCTCCACGTTCACTTTGGACGGAGCGAGAGATGAAATGGTCCTAAAAGGAAAAGCCTCGGCGATTCATCAACTTCGTGCGGTTGCTGGTCTCTGCAACGCCGCCGAGTTTGACGCGGCCACCATGAATCTGCCCGTTCACGGGCGAAAGGTCATCGGTGATGCTACCGACCAGGCGATTCTACGATTCTCCGAAGAACTGGGCCCCGTCGCCGAGCTGCGTAGCATgtggaagaagacatacGATCTTGCCTTCAACAGCAAGAACAAGTTCATGGTGCGCACGTTCGATCTGGTGGACAGGGCAGGACTCGGCCACGCCATGTCGCCCGCTGAGTCGGCCCAATTTGGTCATGATGATAC ATTGCTTACAATCAAGGGCGCCCCGGATATCCTCATCGACCGCTGCACGCATGTCGTGAATGTTGACGGCAATGTGCAGGCTCTGAACGCCAGTACGCTCACCCGACTGAAGCAGATTAAAGACCAATGGTCAAATGAAGGCAAACGCGTGATCCTCCTAGCCAGGAAAACTTTCTCAGCGGGCCAAATACAGAGTTCGCCCTTGTCCCACCTGTTCGAAGCCGAAGTGATGAACCAGATCAAGACTGGTCTTGTCTTAGTGGGTCTGGTCGGTATCGTTGATCCTCCTCGAGACGAGATTCCAGACGTGGTCAGAACATTGAGGCGGGCAGGGATCAGAATCTTCATG GTAACGGGTGACTTCGGCCTGACAGCTCTCGAGATCGCGCGGCAGTGCGGTATTGTTACTGCAGGAGTGACTGTAGACGATGCAACGGCCCTAAAGAGATATCCCTCAGTCAATGACAAATTCAATGAGAAGTCCCGATCGCCTGCAATTAGCCTCAGCGGGCGTGAACTGATGGCTCTGAACGAACATCAGTGGGATCAACTCGGTCAGTACGAGGAAATCGTCTTCTGGAGAACGACTCCAGAGCAGAAACTGCGGATTGTTCGTGAATTCCAAGCACGCGAGGAGATCGTAGGCATGACCGGCGACGGCGTCAATGACGCCCCGTCGCTCAAGGCGGCTGATATTGGCATCGCGCTGGGAAGCGGGTCAGATATTGCCATTGAGGCGTCTGACATGGTTCTCCTGGACTCTTTCTCGGCGATTGTCGAGGCCGTGCAGTATGGACGAGTTGTTTTTGATAACTTGAAGAAGACCATCATCTACCTGCTTCCGGCTGGCTCCTGGTCCGAGTTCTGGCCCGTCATGACCAGTGTGGTGTTTGGTCTTCCGCAGGTTTTGTCCTCGTTTCtgatgatcatcatctg CTGCTTCACCGACTGCGCGGCGGCCACTGTTCTGGCATACGAGGCTGCCGAAGCGGACGTCCTCCTTCGCCCGCCCCGCAAGCCGAAAAAGGAACGGCTGGTCAACTGGAAGCTCATCCTCCAGGCATATGGAGTGATTGGCATGCTGGAGACTCTGACATCGTTTGCCATGGCGTACTGGTATCTGCAGCGCAATGGCATCCCATTCTCAGCTCTGTGGTTCAAGTTCGGCGTGGTCCCAGCCAACGTCGATCCTGACTGGTACACTGCGCGACTGAACGAGGCCAGTTCCGTCTATTTCATCAACTTGGTTGTCAT GCAATGGTTTAATCTGATGGCCATCCGAACCCGCCGATTGTCGATCTTCTCGCACCCACCCGCCTTCAACAAGAACACACAAAACCTGCTCTTATTCCCGGCAATTCTGTTTGCCTTGGGGATCGCTGTATTTTGGCTGTATATTCCTCCCTTACAACGGGTCCTGGACACGACCAGTGTTCCAGCCGAGCACTACTTCTTGCCGGCGGCGTTTGGGATGGGAATCCTGGGATTGGACGAACTGCGCAAAGCCGCTGTGAGGAGATGGCCGCATGGTGCTTTGGCCAAGATGGCTTGGTAG
- the chsC gene encoding chitin synthase C, producing the protein MGTPRPYSAHSPQESRSSFYSQPSQSPTPTYGRDDAEDQQQSLLRRSLASPNGWSYDDPNVSTDSLRRYTLHDPGITAFAPPYPESEAADVRSARMSGYSGIEMDAWQRRQGVKPSALRRYGTRKINLVQGSVLSVDYPVPSAIQNAIQAEYRDAEEAFHEEFTHMRYTAATCDPDEFTLRNGYNLRPAMYNRHTELLIAITYYNEDKVLTARTLHGVMQNVRDIVNLKKSEFWNKGGPAWQKIVVCLVFDGIEPCDKNTLDVLATIGVYQDGVMKKDVDGRETVAHIFEYTTQLSVTPTQQLVRPQPNDPSNLPPVQMLFCLKQKNSKKINSHRWLFNAFSRILNPEICILLDAGTKPGSKSLLALWEAFYNDKTLGGACGEIHAMLGRGWRNVLNPLVAAQNFEYKISNILDKPLESAFGYVSVLPGAFSAYRYRAIMGRPLEQYFHGDHTLSKRLGKKGIEGMNIFKKNMFLAEDRILCFELVAKAGYKWHLTYVKASKGETDVPEAAPEYISQRRRWLNGSFAASLYSIMHFGRIYKSGHSFVRMFFLHIQMIYNCCQLIMTWFSLASYWLTSSVIMDLVGTPSSHNKYKAWPFGNDASPIVNFFVKYGYLLVLMLQFVLALGNRPKGTKLAYTMSFLWFSLVQFYVLILSFYLVANAFMGGMIDFDFDQGVGNFLSSFFSSTGGGIVLIALVSTYGIYIVASILYMDPWHILTSSWAYFLGMTTSINILMVYAFCNWHDVSWGTKGSDKADALPSAQTKKADGSKSNFIEEIDKPQADIDSQFEATVKRALAPYQEPKEDSTISLDDSYRNFRTSLVLLWILSNLLVSLLITNDGIRKMCLTVRLGSPGCA; encoded by the exons ATGGGCACTCCAAGGCCCTATTCGGCGCATTCACCGCAGGAAAGCCGAAGCAGCTTCTACTCGCAGCCCTCCCAATCTCCTACA CCTACCTACGGTCGCGATGACGCggaagatcaacaacaatccCTCCTTCGACGCAGTTTAGCCAGTCCCAATGGCTGGTCATACGATGATCCCAACGTATCTACCGACTCTCTGAGGCGATACACATTGCATGATCCGGGGATAACCGCATTTGCTCCCCCGTACCCGGAGTCCGAGGCCGCCGATGTACGCAGCGCACGGATGTCGGGATACAGTGGAATCGAGATGGATGCCTGGCAAAGACGACAAGGGGTGAAACCAAGTGCGCTACGGCGATATGGAACCAGGAAGATCAACCTCGTCCAGGGTTCGGTACTCAGCGTTGACTACCCGGTGCCGAGTGCGATTCAGAACGCGATCCAGGCGGAGTATCGGGATGCGGAGGAAGCGTTCCATGAAGAATTCACGCATATGCGGT ATACTGCCGCCACCTGCGACCCAGATGAATTCACTCTGCGCAACGGCTACAACCTACGTCCCGCCATGTATAACCGTCATACGGAACTGCTCATCGCGATCACTTATTATAATGAGGATAAAGTTCTGACCGCCCGAACTCTGCATGGAGTGATGCAAAACGTCCGGGACATTGTGAACCTGAAGAAGTCAGAATTTTGGAACAAGGGAGGACCGGCATGGCAGAAGATTGTGGTGTGTCTCGTGTTTGATGGAATTGAGCCTTGCGATAAGAATACTCTGGATGTCCTCGCCACGATAGGTGTGTATCAGGATGGGGTGATGAAAAAAGATGTGGACGGGCGCGAGACAGTCGCACATATT TTCGAGTATACGACACAATTATCCGTCACCCCGACACAGCAGCTGGTCAGACCGCAGCCTAATGATCCTAGCAATCTCCCCCCGGTCCAGATGCTATTCTGcctcaagcagaagaacagcaagaaAATCAATTCCCACCGGTGGCTGTTCAACGCCTTTAGTCGAATCCTGAATCCGGAAATATGCATCCTGCTTGATGCTGGCACGAAGCCCGGGAGCAAATCCTTGCTTGCCCTATGGGAAGCATTCTATAATGACAAAACACTGGGCGGAGCATGCGGCGAAATCCATGCCATGCTGGGCAGGGGGTGGCGCAATGTGCTGAACCCTCTAGTCGCAGCGCAGAATTTTGAGTACAAAATTTCCAATATTCTTGATAAACCGCTGGAAAGCGCCTTTGGCTACGTGAGTGTGCTACCGGGTGCTTTCTCGGCATATCGCTACCGGGCGATCATGGGCCGACCGTTGGAGCAATACTTTCATGGGGATCATACTTTGTCCAAGCGGCTGGGAAAGAAGGGCATTGAGGGGATGAATATCTTTAAAAAGAACATGTTTCTTGCAGAGGATCGCATCCTATGCTTTGAACTGGTTGCCAAAGCTGGGTATAAATGGCATCTCACGTATGTGAAAGCATCCAAGGGAGAGACAGATGTTCCCGAGGCGGCGCCCGAATACATCAGTCAGCGGCGACGATGGCTCAATGGCTCCTTTGCTGCGAGTTTGTATTCCATCATGCACTTCGGACGCATCTATAAGAGTGGTCATAGCTTCGTTCGAATGTTCTTCTTGCATATTCAGATGATTTACAACTGCTGCCAGCTCATCATGACCTGGTTCTCTTTGGCATCCTACTGGCTGACCAGCTCGGTCATCATGGACCTCGTAGGGACGCCCAGCTCGCATAACAAGTACAAGGCATGGCCATTCGGCAACGATGCCTCCCCCATTGTCAACTTTTTTGTCAAATATGGTTATCTCTTGGTGCTGATGCTCCAATTTGTGCTGGCTCTGGGAAACCGCCCCAAAGG AACCAAATTAGCCTACACAATGTCGTTCCTCTGGTTTTCTCTGGTGCAGTTCTACGTGCTTATCCTGTCCTTCTACCTGGTCGCTAATGCCTTCATGGGTGGCATGATCGACTTTGATTTCGACCAAGGCGTGGGCaacttcctctcctccttcttcagctccaCTGGTGGAGGGATTGTCCTGATCGCCTTGGTGTCCACTTACGGCATTTACATTGTCGCGAGCATTCTCTACATGGACCCTTGGCACATCCTGACCAGTTCCTGGGCATACTTCCTGGGCATGACCACGTCGATCAATATTCTCATGGTGTATGCGTTCTGCAACTGGCACGATGTGTCGTGGGGTACGAAGGGGTCTGATAAGGCGGACGCTCTGCCCTCAGcgcagacgaagaaggccgacggcagcaagagcaacttcatcgaggagatcgatAAACCGCAGGCAGACATCGACAGCCAGTTCGAGGCAACGGTCAAACGGGCGCTGGCCCCGTATCAGGAGCCCAAAGAAGACTCGACTATCAGCCTGGATGATTCCTATCGCAACTTTCGGACCAGCCTGGTGTTGCTCTGGATCTTGAGTAATTTGCTGGTCTCGCTGCTCATTACGAACGACGGCATCAGGAAGATGTGTCTGACGGTACGCCTGGGATCCCCGGGATGCGCCTGA